The sequence TAAATAAAAAGGTTAAAGTATTTAACTTTTCCCTATGTCGAGATAAAAGGATTTCATCTTTTGCTTTTCCTCTCTTAGCTTTCTAAAGTATTCATCCTCTCGAATGAGCTCATCAAGAAGGTCTTCAAGCTTCCACGTTAGGGACGTGGGCGTTGTGGTTGCAAAGATTGGGTTAATTCCTTGAGAGCGAACCCCCTTAATAACCTTCTTTACCTCTTCATTTGAGAGGTTGTGCATTATGATGAACTTTTTCCAGTGCCAGTTGCCGCTTCCTTGGAAAGTAGGGGCCTTTGCTACAACTTCCTCCACAACCCAGTCCCTGCAGTATTCCGGGACCTCATAAATGTCGAACTCACTTAAGATCTCTCTCACCCTGGAAACTTCATCCTGCTCAAACCCTATTATGAGTATCATACCACCACCCTTAACAGCCTTTATCTTTTAAGCATCTTTTAACCTTTGCCAAAAGATGTTCGATACTGTTAGGATAACTGGGGTATCACCTCCTGAAGCCATTCAGTAACATCACCCGGAGGTCCACCAAACCTAGAATGAATTCTGACAAAATTATACCAAAAAGCAAACAGAAAAACAAACCTATGAACTCTTTTCCAG comes from Thermococcus alcaliphilus and encodes:
- a CDS encoding DUF3783 domain-containing protein: MILIIGFEQDEVSRVREILSEFDIYEVPEYCRDWVVEEVVAKAPTFQGSGNWHWKKFIIMHNLSNEEVKKVIKGVRSQGINPIFATTTPTSLTWKLEDLLDELIREDEYFRKLREEKQKMKSFYLDIGKS